The Sediminispirochaeta smaragdinae DSM 11293 genome has a segment encoding these proteins:
- a CDS encoding PocR ligand-binding domain-containing protein produces the protein MDKTTIIHHILSMQTISEMLFTDEMFQIFDHISKAFGFRTSVLDNTFLEVAPLRRSPLCRYCTIIQEDLGMLDRCRENDRKQCLLAASTGKTLFYQCHAGLAEALYPLFIEDRCFGYIIVGQFRLESGIPDLLLSEVRDRKLRKGMEQAYESLPSYNSEQLKSILRLIEITTSYLIEHRMVTVKTNLLVEKLLSFIESNLAAGPAMADAAAAVHRSPSSINQALHAVTGKSFKQLLVSMRMEKAAELLLREASLSVAEVGCRVGMDDPFYFSRLFRKNFGCSPSCYRKRARA, from the coding sequence ATGGACAAAACAACAATTATCCATCACATTTTATCTATGCAGACCATTTCGGAAATGCTATTTACCGATGAGATGTTTCAGATCTTCGATCATATCTCCAAGGCTTTCGGTTTTCGTACTTCGGTCCTTGATAATACCTTTTTAGAGGTTGCCCCCCTTCGCCGAAGTCCGCTGTGCCGCTACTGCACCATCATTCAGGAGGATTTGGGGATGCTCGATCGCTGCCGGGAAAACGACCGAAAGCAGTGCCTCCTTGCAGCTTCTACCGGAAAAACCCTATTCTATCAATGTCATGCCGGCCTTGCCGAGGCTCTCTACCCCCTTTTTATTGAGGATCGCTGCTTTGGTTATATCATCGTCGGCCAGTTTCGCCTGGAGTCGGGAATTCCCGATCTGCTGCTTTCGGAGGTCCGCGATCGGAAACTGCGGAAAGGGATGGAGCAGGCGTATGAAAGCCTGCCTTCCTATAACAGCGAACAGTTGAAAAGTATTCTCCGCCTGATCGAGATCACGACAAGCTATCTGATAGAACACCGCATGGTAACGGTAAAGACAAATCTCCTCGTCGAGAAGCTTCTTTCCTTTATCGAGTCGAACCTGGCCGCCGGACCAGCCATGGCTGATGCTGCGGCAGCGGTCCATCGTTCCCCTTCTTCGATCAACCAGGCCCTGCATGCGGTTACCGGAAAAAGCTTCAAACAGCTTCTTGTCTCCATGAGGATGGAGAAGGCTGCCGAACTGCTTTTACGCGAGGCCTCCCTTTCTGTTGCGGAGGTCGGCTGCCGTGTCGGCATGGATGATCCCTTTTATTTTTCCCGCCTGTTTCGTAAAAACTTCGGCTGTTCTCCCTCCTGCTATCGCAAAAGAGCCCGAGCGTAA
- a CDS encoding nucleotidyltransferase family protein — MKKTLVIMAAGMGSRYGGLKQLDGIGPNGETIMDYSLFDAVRAGFSKVVFIIRRDIAKAFEEQIIRKLEGTLEVAYVFQETDDIPEPYKGTVQRNKPWGTGHALISAAAEVTEPFLIINADDYYGPSAFASAARRLEGIDNQRLQAALIAYRLKHTLSANGTVARGICRSEGGYLTSITETLGLQRAASGIVVDGKGEEIPEETMVSMNMWLFSPPIFSFAKALFSQFLVQHRNEEKAEFFIPDIVEALIAKQGAKIPLVETEERWYGVTYAEDKNAVMQAIAAAIRTGTYPETLWRQR, encoded by the coding sequence GTGAAAAAAACACTTGTTATTATGGCTGCCGGTATGGGGTCCCGATACGGGGGATTAAAACAACTGGACGGTATCGGACCCAACGGCGAAACGATTATGGATTATTCTCTGTTTGATGCGGTAAGGGCTGGCTTCTCAAAGGTGGTATTCATTATACGACGGGACATCGCGAAGGCCTTTGAAGAGCAGATCATACGTAAGCTTGAAGGGACTCTGGAAGTCGCATACGTATTCCAGGAAACCGATGATATTCCCGAGCCCTACAAGGGGACTGTGCAGCGGAACAAGCCATGGGGAACCGGCCACGCCCTCATTTCGGCTGCGGCCGAAGTCACCGAGCCATTTCTCATCATTAATGCAGATGATTATTACGGCCCGTCGGCTTTTGCCAGTGCCGCAAGGCGGCTTGAAGGAATCGACAATCAAAGGCTTCAGGCTGCTTTGATAGCCTATCGCCTGAAACATACCCTTTCGGCCAACGGTACGGTGGCCCGCGGCATCTGTCGGAGCGAGGGCGGCTACCTCACCTCAATCACCGAAACCCTCGGACTGCAGCGGGCCGCGTCCGGAATCGTGGTCGACGGGAAGGGAGAGGAAATCCCCGAAGAGACAATGGTCTCGATGAATATGTGGCTCTTTTCTCCTCCCATCTTCTCCTTTGCAAAAGCGCTTTTTTCGCAATTTCTTGTACAACATCGAAACGAAGAAAAGGCGGAATTCTTCATCCCCGACATTGTCGAAGCCCTCATAGCAAAACAGGGTGCAAAGATACCTCTCGTAGAAACGGAGGAGCGGTGGTATGGGGTAACCTATGCCGAGGACAAAAACGCGGTTATGCAGGCAATAGCAGCGGCAATACGGACGGGAACATATCCTGAAACATTGTGGAGACAGCGATGA